The Neodiprion fabricii isolate iyNeoFabr1 chromosome 4, iyNeoFabr1.1, whole genome shotgun sequence genome window below encodes:
- the LOC124181176 gene encoding zinc finger protein 572-like isoform X2: protein MIVDGFPLFVLRCPKPEGRAKYSISERSYNMFSPVQIKQEYTGVEDANQSGNNGIPSNSDYPVFTNQDVDYMCRQQLQFWGQAQLHQNPIPIDLPAKGDSLARQDLSQMGQTMPQLAVSSYLQQHSMPFQVSAHPQEASNETQTTQQNQSNITQQAQQSQLSQISQQQPSINQSLLGIPSTSPVKHNGPGRPPKASGGTGSLKKLKCQCEVCFKEFGHKSNLFIHMRTHNGERPYKCSQCEKCFTHSGNLAIHMRTHSGERPYACQICGKMFSHSGNLSTHLRTHSGVKPYKCSYCAKEFRHSGNLSIHERIHSGIKPFQCKVCGKQFYHSGNLTTHMKKHPGILNANSEQCENSSDIIVSSVRIVNNSNSVKSECNDEASLDDPSVLRSPPS, encoded by the exons ATGATTGTTGACGGTTTTCCG CTTTTCGTTTTGCGATGTCCTAAGCCCGAGGGCAGAGCCAAATACAGTATTTCAGAAAGGTCATACAAC ATGTTTAGCCCAGTGCAAATAAAGCAGGAATATACAGGAGTAGAGGACGCCAATCAGAGTGGTAATAATGGTATCCCAAGCAATTCTGATTATCCAGTGTTTACCAATCAGGATGTGGATTACATGTGTCGTCAGCAATTGCAATTCTGGGGACAAGCTCAATTGCACCAGAATCCAATACCCATAGATTTACCTGCAAAGGGTGACTCATTGGCTCGTCAAGATCTATCTCAGATGGGT cAAACTATGCCTCAGTTGGCAGTATCTAGCTACCTTCAACAGCACAGCATGCCGTTCCAAGTATCAGCGCATCCTCAAGAGGCCAGTAATGAAACTCAGACGACTCAACAAAATCAATCAAACATTACTCAACAAGCTCAACAGAGTCAGCTTTCTCAAATTAGTCAACAGCAGCCAAGCATAAATCAATCGCTGCTAGGAATTCCTTCCACTTCGCCAGTTAAACATAATGGTCCTGGACGGCCACCCAAGGCATCAGGAGGGACTGgaagtctgaaaaaattgaaatgccAATGCGAAGTTTGTTTCAAGGAGTTTGGCCACAAGAGCAATTTGTTCATTCACATGAGGACTCATAATGGCGAAAGGCCATACAAATGCTCTCAGTGTGAAAAATGCTTTACGCACAGCGGTAATCTGGCTATTCATATGAGAACACACTCAGGCGAAAGACCATACGCGTGTCAAATATGCGGAAAAATGTTTAGCCATAGCGGCAATCTCTCAACGCACTTACGCACTCATTCTGGAGTTAAACCATACAAGTGCAGCTACTGTGCAAAAGAATTCCGACACAGTGGGAATCTTTCCATACATGAAAGGATACATTCAGGCATAAAACCGTTCCAATGCAAAGTTTGTGGCAAGCAGTTTTATCACAGCGGAAACTTGACTACCCACATGAAGAAACATCCTGGAATATTGAATGCAAACTCTGAACAGTGCGAGAATAGTAGTGATATAATAGTGAGTTCAGTACGCATCGTGAACAACAGCAACTCGGTCAAAAGTGAGTGTAACGATGAAGCTTCGTTGGATGATCCGTCTGTTTTGAGGTCCCCTCCGAGTTAA
- the LOC124181183 gene encoding COMM domain-containing protein 5 yields the protein MSTTFQAQISCLGSKTKYLAELKKPVIRPLIQLAVKSIQRDHIEEGVLDRICEKYNVTQENIDQWYSAVLKILHTHLRYPSGSVKPAEFKECLQDLKLSPDCIEDLSTVAYGQRRVVLVNELLYITKFYPHIKSCRWRIDINISSSVLSRIMEPSIIMEWTLSSGECKMFELSMAKFHQLRHAVASLLREIQIFERRNTFKNYSTSSIEMK from the exons ATGTCAACAACCTTTCAAGCCCAAATTTCCTGCTTAGGGAGCAAAACTAAATACTTGGCAGAGCTTAAGAAGCCGGTTATTCGCCCCTTGATACAAC ttGCTGTCAAGTCGATTCAAAGAGATCACATCGAAGAAGGAGTGCTGGATAgaatatgtgaaaaatataatgttaCCCAGGAAAATATCGACCAATGGTATAGTGcggttttaaaaattttacacacacaTCTGCGTTATCCATCGGGCTCTGTTAAACCTGCAGAATTCAAAGAATGTCTTCAAGATTTgaa ATTGTCGCCCGATTGCATAGAAGATTTATCCACTGTTGCTTATGGCCAAAGAAGAGTAGTTCTAGTTAATGAATTACTATACATCACTAAGTTTTATCCACATATAAAATCGTGTCGATGGAGAATAGACATTAACATTTCCTCGAG CGTCTTATCGAGAATCATGGAACCAAGTATTATAATGGAATGGACATTAAGCTCAGGCGAGTGCAAAATGTTTGAATTATCCATGGCCAAATTTCATCAACTTAGACACGCAGTAGCCAGCCTACTGAGAGAGATTCAAATCTTTGAACGGCGCAAtacattcaaaaattattccacCTCTAGtatagaaatgaaataa
- the LOC124181176 gene encoding zinc finger protein 572-like isoform X1: MSCSNLILYDLALLFVLRCPKPEGRAKYSISERSYNMFSPVQIKQEYTGVEDANQSGNNGIPSNSDYPVFTNQDVDYMCRQQLQFWGQAQLHQNPIPIDLPAKGDSLARQDLSQMGQTMPQLAVSSYLQQHSMPFQVSAHPQEASNETQTTQQNQSNITQQAQQSQLSQISQQQPSINQSLLGIPSTSPVKHNGPGRPPKASGGTGSLKKLKCQCEVCFKEFGHKSNLFIHMRTHNGERPYKCSQCEKCFTHSGNLAIHMRTHSGERPYACQICGKMFSHSGNLSTHLRTHSGVKPYKCSYCAKEFRHSGNLSIHERIHSGIKPFQCKVCGKQFYHSGNLTTHMKKHPGILNANSEQCENSSDIIVSSVRIVNNSNSVKSECNDEASLDDPSVLRSPPS, from the exons ATGTCTTGTTCAAATTTGATACTCTACGATCTCGCTTTG CTTTTCGTTTTGCGATGTCCTAAGCCCGAGGGCAGAGCCAAATACAGTATTTCAGAAAGGTCATACAAC ATGTTTAGCCCAGTGCAAATAAAGCAGGAATATACAGGAGTAGAGGACGCCAATCAGAGTGGTAATAATGGTATCCCAAGCAATTCTGATTATCCAGTGTTTACCAATCAGGATGTGGATTACATGTGTCGTCAGCAATTGCAATTCTGGGGACAAGCTCAATTGCACCAGAATCCAATACCCATAGATTTACCTGCAAAGGGTGACTCATTGGCTCGTCAAGATCTATCTCAGATGGGT cAAACTATGCCTCAGTTGGCAGTATCTAGCTACCTTCAACAGCACAGCATGCCGTTCCAAGTATCAGCGCATCCTCAAGAGGCCAGTAATGAAACTCAGACGACTCAACAAAATCAATCAAACATTACTCAACAAGCTCAACAGAGTCAGCTTTCTCAAATTAGTCAACAGCAGCCAAGCATAAATCAATCGCTGCTAGGAATTCCTTCCACTTCGCCAGTTAAACATAATGGTCCTGGACGGCCACCCAAGGCATCAGGAGGGACTGgaagtctgaaaaaattgaaatgccAATGCGAAGTTTGTTTCAAGGAGTTTGGCCACAAGAGCAATTTGTTCATTCACATGAGGACTCATAATGGCGAAAGGCCATACAAATGCTCTCAGTGTGAAAAATGCTTTACGCACAGCGGTAATCTGGCTATTCATATGAGAACACACTCAGGCGAAAGACCATACGCGTGTCAAATATGCGGAAAAATGTTTAGCCATAGCGGCAATCTCTCAACGCACTTACGCACTCATTCTGGAGTTAAACCATACAAGTGCAGCTACTGTGCAAAAGAATTCCGACACAGTGGGAATCTTTCCATACATGAAAGGATACATTCAGGCATAAAACCGTTCCAATGCAAAGTTTGTGGCAAGCAGTTTTATCACAGCGGAAACTTGACTACCCACATGAAGAAACATCCTGGAATATTGAATGCAAACTCTGAACAGTGCGAGAATAGTAGTGATATAATAGTGAGTTCAGTACGCATCGTGAACAACAGCAACTCGGTCAAAAGTGAGTGTAACGATGAAGCTTCGTTGGATGATCCGTCTGTTTTGAGGTCCCCTCCGAGTTAA
- the LOC124181176 gene encoding zinc finger protein 572-like isoform X3, whose product MFSPVQIKQEYTGVEDANQSGNNGIPSNSDYPVFTNQDVDYMCRQQLQFWGQAQLHQNPIPIDLPAKGDSLARQDLSQMGQTMPQLAVSSYLQQHSMPFQVSAHPQEASNETQTTQQNQSNITQQAQQSQLSQISQQQPSINQSLLGIPSTSPVKHNGPGRPPKASGGTGSLKKLKCQCEVCFKEFGHKSNLFIHMRTHNGERPYKCSQCEKCFTHSGNLAIHMRTHSGERPYACQICGKMFSHSGNLSTHLRTHSGVKPYKCSYCAKEFRHSGNLSIHERIHSGIKPFQCKVCGKQFYHSGNLTTHMKKHPGILNANSEQCENSSDIIVSSVRIVNNSNSVKSECNDEASLDDPSVLRSPPS is encoded by the exons ATGTTTAGCCCAGTGCAAATAAAGCAGGAATATACAGGAGTAGAGGACGCCAATCAGAGTGGTAATAATGGTATCCCAAGCAATTCTGATTATCCAGTGTTTACCAATCAGGATGTGGATTACATGTGTCGTCAGCAATTGCAATTCTGGGGACAAGCTCAATTGCACCAGAATCCAATACCCATAGATTTACCTGCAAAGGGTGACTCATTGGCTCGTCAAGATCTATCTCAGATGGGT cAAACTATGCCTCAGTTGGCAGTATCTAGCTACCTTCAACAGCACAGCATGCCGTTCCAAGTATCAGCGCATCCTCAAGAGGCCAGTAATGAAACTCAGACGACTCAACAAAATCAATCAAACATTACTCAACAAGCTCAACAGAGTCAGCTTTCTCAAATTAGTCAACAGCAGCCAAGCATAAATCAATCGCTGCTAGGAATTCCTTCCACTTCGCCAGTTAAACATAATGGTCCTGGACGGCCACCCAAGGCATCAGGAGGGACTGgaagtctgaaaaaattgaaatgccAATGCGAAGTTTGTTTCAAGGAGTTTGGCCACAAGAGCAATTTGTTCATTCACATGAGGACTCATAATGGCGAAAGGCCATACAAATGCTCTCAGTGTGAAAAATGCTTTACGCACAGCGGTAATCTGGCTATTCATATGAGAACACACTCAGGCGAAAGACCATACGCGTGTCAAATATGCGGAAAAATGTTTAGCCATAGCGGCAATCTCTCAACGCACTTACGCACTCATTCTGGAGTTAAACCATACAAGTGCAGCTACTGTGCAAAAGAATTCCGACACAGTGGGAATCTTTCCATACATGAAAGGATACATTCAGGCATAAAACCGTTCCAATGCAAAGTTTGTGGCAAGCAGTTTTATCACAGCGGAAACTTGACTACCCACATGAAGAAACATCCTGGAATATTGAATGCAAACTCTGAACAGTGCGAGAATAGTAGTGATATAATAGTGAGTTCAGTACGCATCGTGAACAACAGCAACTCGGTCAAAAGTGAGTGTAACGATGAAGCTTCGTTGGATGATCCGTCTGTTTTGAGGTCCCCTCCGAGTTAA
- the LOC124181189 gene encoding uncharacterized protein LOC124181189: protein MASAWRATVPITPQMIRVVVKELQTRRAYISSALIASHLRRCYPIDNDPNALKKELNEKLNCAVSVGLIARCGDDKYSIPTLRQQASLDKTAFTAFWNTFYRSSAPSTTDQFVSLDIPRVQTRKRTTFTLKYGDHRRSGSSMNFNQINDQKLKS from the exons ATGGCATCAG CTTGGAGAGCCACAGTTCCTATTACTCCGCAGATGATTCGTGTTGTTGTTAAAGAGTTGCAAACAAGAAGAGCATACATTAGTTCTGCCCTGATTGCCAGCCATTTGCGACGCTGTTATCCTATAGACAATGATCCAAATGCACTGAAGAAAGAGttaaatgaaaagttgaactGTGCTGTAAGTGTTGGACTAATTGCAAGGTGTGGAGATGATAAATATTCTATACCTACGCTGCGCCAACAAGCAAGCTTGGATAAAACTGCTTTCACTGCATTTTGGAATACATTTTACAGA AGTAGCGCACCATCTACCACGGATCAATTCGTCAGTTTAGATATACCAAGAGTACAAACTCGCAAAAGAACTACCTTTACCCTCAAATACGGGGACCACAGGAGGAGTGGCAGCTCtatgaattttaatcaaatcaatgatcaaaaactaaaatcatga